A single region of the Triticum dicoccoides isolate Atlit2015 ecotype Zavitan chromosome 2B, WEW_v2.0, whole genome shotgun sequence genome encodes:
- the LOC119368504 gene encoding auxin-responsive protein SAUR21-like has translation MCNVITIPSFAWLRRAVRRWRNRRSTSAPVPAGHVAVCAEGARFMVRLGHLSHPAFLELLRQAEEEYGFPSGASGPVALPCDEGRLRDVLRRVSSSSGSEEPRRSSSCCRRGDSRPLLQGVAVEKLFP, from the coding sequence ATGTGCAACGTCATCACGATCCCGTCCTTCGCCTGGCTGCGCCGCGCCGTGCGCCGGTGGCGGAACCGCCGGTCCACCTCCGCCCCGGTGCCGGCGGGGCACGTCGCGGTCTGCGCGGAGGGCGCGCGGTTCATGGTGCGGCTGGGGCACCTGAGCCACCCGGCGTTCCTGGAGCTgctccggcaggcggaggaggagtACGGCTTCCCGTCCGGCGCCTCCGGCCCAGTCGCGCTCCCCTGCGACGAGGGCCGCCTCCGCGACGTCCTCCGCCGCGTCTCTTCCTCGTCGGGCTCCGAGGAGCCACGCCgctcctcctcctgctgccgcCGTGGCGACTCGCGGCCGCTGCTGCAGGGGGTTGCCGTCGAGAAGCTCTTCCCGTGA